One segment of Paenibacillus sp. FSL R7-0337 DNA contains the following:
- the rplB gene encoding 50S ribosomal protein L2 yields the protein MPIKKYKPTSPARRNMSVSTFEEITTNQPEKSLLSPLFKHAGRNNQGKITVRHHGGGHKRKYRIIDFKRTKDGIPGSVATIEYDPNRTSNIALIHYADGEKRYIIAPKGLKVGDKVESGPAADIKIGNSLPLINIPVGTVIHNIELKPGKGGQLVRAAGTEAQLLGKEDKYVSVRLNSGEVRRILSVCRATIGAVGNGDHELIKIGKAGRSRWLGRRPEVRGVVMNPNDHPHGGGEGRAPIGRKSPMSPWGKPTLGYKTRKKNKASDKYIVRRRTK from the coding sequence GTGCCAATCAAAAAGTACAAACCGACCTCTCCGGCAAGACGTAACATGTCTGTGTCTACGTTTGAAGAAATCACAACAAACCAGCCAGAGAAATCGTTGCTGTCCCCGCTGTTCAAGCATGCCGGACGTAACAACCAAGGTAAAATTACGGTTCGTCACCATGGCGGCGGACACAAACGTAAATACCGTATCATTGACTTTAAACGGACTAAAGACGGCATACCAGGTAGCGTTGCTACAATCGAGTATGACCCGAACCGTACTTCCAATATTGCTTTGATCCACTATGCTGATGGAGAGAAACGTTATATCATCGCTCCTAAAGGCCTTAAAGTTGGGGATAAAGTTGAGTCCGGCCCTGCTGCGGATATCAAAATTGGTAACAGCCTTCCGCTGATCAATATCCCTGTAGGTACAGTTATCCACAATATCGAGTTGAAACCAGGTAAAGGCGGACAATTGGTTCGTGCTGCCGGTACTGAAGCTCAGTTGCTGGGTAAAGAAGATAAATACGTATCTGTTCGTTTGAACTCGGGTGAGGTTCGCAGAATTCTCAGCGTTTGCCGTGCGACTATCGGAGCCGTAGGTAACGGAGATCACGAACTGATCAAGATTGGTAAAGCCGGACGCAGCCGCTGGCTCGGACGTCGTCCTGAAGTACGCGGTGTTGTCATGAACCCTAACGATCACCCACACGGTGGTGGTGAAGGCCGCGCTCCAATCGGACGGAAATCGCCAATGTCACCTTGGGGCAAACCAACCCTCGGCTACAAAACGCGTAAGAAAAACAAAGCATCTGATAAATACATCGTTCGTCGCCGCACAAAATAA
- the rplW gene encoding 50S ribosomal protein L23: MKDPRDIIKRPVITERTSEYMSELKYAFEVDIRANKTEIKKAVEAIFKVKVVSVNTMRVPGKLKRYGKYSGYTPEWKKAIVKLSPDSKPLEFFEAVE, from the coding sequence ATGAAAGATCCTCGTGATATAATTAAGCGTCCAGTGATTACGGAACGCACATCCGAATACATGAGCGAACTGAAGTACGCTTTTGAAGTGGATATCCGTGCTAACAAGACCGAAATCAAAAAAGCTGTCGAGGCTATTTTTAAAGTTAAAGTCGTTAGTGTGAACACAATGCGCGTGCCTGGTAAACTGAAACGTTATGGCAAATATTCCGGTTATACTCCGGAGTGGAAAAAAGCCATCGTGAAGCTTAGCCCAGACAGCAAGCCGCTTGAATTCTTTGAAGCGGTAGAATAA
- the rpsC gene encoding 30S ribosomal protein S3, whose translation MGQKVNPVGLRVGIIRDWESKWYAGKDFGTLLMEDVKIREYLKGKLKDSSVSRIEIERAANRVNVTIHTAKPGMVIGKGGAEVEVLRSAVTAIAGGKKVHININEIKHPELDAILVAESIAQQLERRVSFRRALKQAIQRTMRSGAKGIKTQVGGRLGGAEIARSEGYSEGTVPLHTLRADIDYGTAEAHTTYGLIGVKVWIYRGEVLPPAKKQAAQEGGN comes from the coding sequence GTGGGTCAAAAGGTAAATCCAGTCGGACTCCGAGTCGGTATTATTCGCGACTGGGAATCAAAATGGTATGCAGGCAAAGATTTCGGTACTCTTTTAATGGAAGACGTTAAAATCCGGGAATACCTTAAAGGCAAGCTGAAAGATTCCTCTGTTTCCCGCATCGAGATCGAAAGAGCGGCAAACCGAGTGAACGTTACAATTCACACTGCCAAGCCAGGTATGGTAATTGGTAAAGGCGGAGCAGAAGTAGAAGTACTTCGCAGCGCAGTTACAGCTATCGCCGGCGGTAAGAAAGTACACATCAACATCAATGAAATCAAACACCCCGAACTGGATGCTATTCTTGTTGCTGAAAGCATTGCACAACAGCTGGAACGTCGCGTATCGTTCCGTCGTGCTCTGAAACAAGCGATTCAAAGAACAATGCGTTCCGGCGCAAAGGGAATTAAAACTCAGGTTGGCGGACGTCTTGGCGGCGCTGAGATTGCCCGTTCAGAAGGCTATAGCGAAGGAACAGTTCCACTTCATACGCTTCGTGCTGACATCGATTACGGAACAGCTGAAGCACATACAACTTACGGCCTTATCGGCGTAAAGGTATGGATTTATCGTGGAGAAGTTCTTCCCCCAGCTAAGAAACAAGCTGCTCAGGAAGGAGGCAACTAA
- the rplV gene encoding 50S ribosomal protein L22, with amino-acid sequence MEAKAHARSVRISARKAKLVVDLIRGKQVGEAIAILRHTPKSASPVVEKLLNSAIANAEHNYSMDVNSLFVSEVFVNQGPTMKRFRPRAMGRASRINKRTSHITLVVSEK; translated from the coding sequence ATGGAAGCAAAAGCACATGCAAGATCGGTGCGGATTTCCGCTCGTAAAGCGAAACTGGTTGTTGACTTGATTCGCGGCAAGCAAGTGGGGGAAGCAATTGCAATTCTTCGCCACACTCCGAAGTCCGCTTCTCCGGTTGTTGAGAAGCTACTGAACTCGGCGATAGCGAATGCTGAGCATAACTACTCTATGGACGTTAACAGCTTATTCGTAAGCGAAGTTTTCGTTAACCAGGGTCCTACAATGAAACGTTTCCGTCCGCGCGCCATGGGCCGCGCAAGCCGGATCAATAAACGTACCAGCCACATTACTTTGGTGGTATCTGAGAAATAA
- the rpsS gene encoding 30S ribosomal protein S19, with the protein MGRSLKKGPFIDGYLLKKVEDLNETDKKVVVKTWSRRSTIFPQFIGHTFGVYDGRKHVPVYVTEDMVGHKLGEFAPTRTYKGHAGDDKKTRR; encoded by the coding sequence ATGGGTCGCAGTTTAAAGAAGGGGCCGTTCATCGATGGCTACCTGCTGAAAAAAGTTGAGGATTTGAACGAGACAGACAAGAAAGTCGTAGTAAAAACCTGGTCCCGTCGCTCAACCATTTTCCCTCAGTTTATCGGACATACGTTTGGTGTATATGACGGCCGCAAACACGTGCCTGTATACGTAACGGAAGATATGGTAGGTCACAAGTTGGGCGAGTTCGCGCCAACACGTACTTACAAAGGCCACGCGGGTGACGATAAGAAAACCAGAAGATAA
- the rplD gene encoding 50S ribosomal protein L4 codes for MPKVTLFNTSGNEVGEVELSDSVFGIEPNVHVLHEAALMQRASLRRGTHKVKGRSEVRGGGRKPWKQKGTGRARQGSIRSPQWKGGGVVFGPTPRSYSWKLPKKVRRLAIKSALSSKVLENDIIVLDSLTLNAPKTKEFAAILNNLKVGGKALIVAPGYDDNVALSARNIPGVKFVAADGINVLDVLTYDKLIITKEAVLKVEEVFA; via the coding sequence ATGCCAAAAGTAACACTTTTCAATACTAGTGGTAACGAAGTTGGCGAAGTTGAACTGAGTGATTCAGTTTTCGGTATCGAACCGAATGTACATGTGCTGCATGAAGCTGCACTTATGCAAAGAGCTTCCCTTCGTCGCGGTACACACAAAGTAAAAGGACGCTCTGAAGTGCGTGGCGGCGGACGTAAACCTTGGAAACAAAAAGGTACAGGTCGTGCTCGTCAAGGCTCCATTCGTTCTCCACAATGGAAAGGCGGCGGCGTAGTCTTCGGACCAACACCACGCAGCTATTCCTGGAAATTGCCTAAGAAGGTTCGCCGGTTGGCCATCAAATCCGCGTTGTCCTCGAAAGTACTTGAGAATGACATTATCGTATTGGATAGCTTGACTCTGAATGCTCCGAAGACGAAAGAATTCGCGGCGATTCTGAACAACCTTAAAGTGGGCGGCAAAGCCCTGATCGTAGCTCCTGGCTATGATGACAATGTAGCACTTTCCGCTCGTAACATCCCTGGGGTGAAATTCGTAGCGGCTGACGGCATCAATGTTCTTGACGTACTGACGTACGACAAACTGATCATCACTAAAGAAGCAGTTCTGAAGGTAGAGGAGGTGTTCGCGTAA
- the rplP gene encoding 50S ribosomal protein L16 produces the protein MLVPKRVKHRKQQRGHMKGMAKGGTELNFGEFGLQALEPSWITNRQIEAARIAMTRYIKRGGQVWIKIFPDKPITQKPLEVRMGSGKGNVEKWVAVVKPGKIMFELGGVSEEIAREAMRLAAHKLPVKTKFVKREELGGEANES, from the coding sequence ATGTTGGTACCAAAGCGCGTTAAACACCGCAAGCAACAACGCGGTCACATGAAGGGTATGGCAAAAGGCGGAACCGAACTCAACTTCGGCGAATTCGGTTTGCAGGCTCTGGAGCCATCTTGGATCACTAACCGTCAGATCGAAGCTGCTCGTATCGCAATGACACGTTACATCAAACGTGGCGGTCAGGTTTGGATCAAGATTTTCCCGGATAAGCCAATCACTCAGAAGCCTCTCGAGGTTCGTATGGGTAGTGGTAAAGGTAACGTTGAGAAGTGGGTAGCTGTAGTTAAACCGGGTAAGATTATGTTCGAACTCGGAGGCGTGTCGGAAGAAATCGCTCGCGAAGCGATGCGTCTTGCCGCTCACAAGCTGCCTGTAAAGACTAAGTTTGTGAAACGTGAAGAATTGGGTGGTGAAGCAAATGAAAGCTAA